GTAGAGCAAGGTAGAGCAAGACATGGCGGTGCCATAGTCAGAACTAGAAGAGTTTAAGTGGGACAAACTGGAGACCTGGCTCTGGAGAGACGAAGGGCTGGCTGAGTGCTGTCCCAGGTCTGGAGACTGCCCTGCACTGTTTGGCTGGTGGTTCTGATGCTGTCCAAGGCCGTTGCCATTGGTAGCCACTGTGATTGCTGCCGCTGCCTGCTGCTGATGGGCCTGGAGAGCTGCCGTCGGTGTGTTGGAGCCGGCTTGGCAGGGCTTGCCGTCCTTTACAAGCACGGGCACCGCCACCCTCCTGGGAGACTGCTGCTGTGGGCAAGAGCCGTTGTCCTGTTGCATCTGCTGCTGCGCGGCTTTGTCTTTGGCCTGGCGTTTCATCTTGTAGCGGTGGTTCTGAAACCAGATTTTGACCTGAGTCGGGGTGAGATGGATCATGCTGGCTAAATGCTCTCTCTCCGGAGCCGAGAGGTATTTCTGCTGCTTGAAACGTCTCTCCAGCTCGTAAACCTGGGCCTGGGAGAAAAGGACCCTGCGTTTCCTGCGTGGAGTGCTCTGGAGAGGTGCCATGCTCTTGCTAACGTCTCCCAGCGAGCTCAAGCTTCCCATGCCGCCCATGTTCATTCCAGAAGACGGCCCCATAAAGCGGGATACTAAAATCAAGAAGATCACACATTTTAAAGGACACGGTTAGCGGCACGGGACTGCCTGGGCGAGACACGCTTCTCGACTATTGACTCCAAAGCCAAGATCCTCTCCCCGATTAATAATCACCTTCCCAGTCAAAATCTATTCCAACCCACCTAAGCCGGTTGCACTGGTAGTAGCCCACCGCCGAGCCAGGCAGGGCTGTAGACCGCCGCACGCTGTGTCACTAGCGGGGAAACAGTTTGATAACGATTTAcgcttcttccccccccccccccccgtgctatTCCAAACACTTAGGGGTCATACGGAGCAAAACCTTCACCAATAACTGAGTATGTGCAAACACGGACTATCCGAGAGCTGGAACATAGCGAAGAGAACGAAACAAAAGCAGTGCTAGGAACATACAATAGCTAGTGCAAGTTTCCATCTTTAAACGGGTCTCACACCCCTTTCAAACCACTGTCCAAAAGAAGGAAACATCTCGCTCCGTATAGCCGTATTAAAGGAATACACGTGAGTTCCCCCTTCCACCACCTTCTGTGTTAAGCAGGCATGTGGGGGGCTGAGACACGACAGGTCAATAAGTAGCTTGATGTGCCCATTTAGTTGCGAATTATTCTGAATTTAGGTTGGAAGGTGTCTGAATTTATTTAAACGAGTCCCTTGCCCTGATGACAATGTTTGCCGCGTTTCCGTTCTCTGTCGCCCTTATCTGCACGGTTGTTTATTGCaggagggttggggagagggacccccacccccaggacacaGCCACCCAAATGTTTCCTCGCCTACAGTGAAATCGCTCCCATCGTGGGGCATTTTCCCCATCGGTTCTCCTTCGGCAATGGAGCGCTGGCTCACTGGGACCAGACAACACCTTCCGTCTCAGCGAAGCAACCCACAAGCCGGGGGTGAAATGGAAAGCGAGAGACAGGGGATACCGAGAAAAAGCTAAAACAAGACAGGAGCCTGGGAAGCCGGGGGAAAAACATACCGATCGTTATCAATCCTAGACAGCCCTGCCGCGATCCAGCTCTTTGAGCTGACCTGGTTTCGACTTCAAGCCACTTTCCCCCCTTGTCtttcgcccccacccccaccccgctccaaaACCCGCACTGTACCGCAACCGACATGGTTTCTCCAAGTCGCTCATTGGAAAGGCTTCTTCCCAGAGCTATGCGTAAAGTTTTCCCCGCTGGCTACGAGGCTCACTTACTTGTAGAGAAACGGGGGTCCGGGTTGGCCCCGTACCATCCTGTGGCTGAAGCACTGTTCCGCATGGTCTCCTGGTAAGGTGGAAGCTCGCCCATGTTGCCTAGGTTGCCGTTGCAGTAGCCCCCCATAGTGGTATGGGAGAGTTGGGGGACGCCTGCCGCTGTCATATGGTAGGCAGCAGTCACTGTCCCGTTGTGGCCCATGGGGTGCTGCTGCATTGCTGGCTGAGAAACCTGAGACTGCCTGTAGGCTGCCAAGGGAGCCCCCAAGTTGCTACCCTCCATGCCCACTTTCTTGTAGCTTTCCTCCAAAGGACTCAAGATGTCAGACACTGAGAAAGGAGTCGTATGCTTTGGGCTCATCGACATGATTCGGCGgctggaaaaaaaagggggaaggggaggccaATCTTTTTTGCCAAATATTCTGGTGTTGCCTTAACGCCGATCTTGTTGGATGTACACGTAACCGAGTGGACGAAGTCCGCCTTAATTGGATTGAGTGGAGGCTCAGGGCTGCCTTTCGTTTGTTTTAGCCAGACGCCAGGTTTTAGGCTGCCACCAGAGGCGGGGCATAGGCACTAAAGCAACAAGACAATAGAAGCCTACATCTTGCCCAAGATAATTAGCTTACATGCTGATGacaaggtaaacacctttaagtTTTACTTGTCAGgattttttatgtattttttgaaAGACCCCGTGAGcacaagtaattttattttattcttctggGGTGGCAGCATTATGGGTGGGGAATTTCATGTGATTTGTAAAGACAAATTTGCTGAGTTAAAGAGAAATGATTTGCAATTCTATTCCGACGCCTAACATTATAGCCTCAGCCTTTGTGAGGGATGGCTAGAGAGAGTTTAACATTATGGAACAAAGGGATTTATTTCCCctcggtccccccccccccccccacttccccactaAGTTCGAGTTTAAAGAAACATTGAAGGGAGAAATCTCTCCTAGAATAGTTTGAGGAGCTATCGTTCATATCTGAGGCACCGTTTCCAACACTGGGCATTGCACAATACCAAGGGTCCTAGAGATGCCCAAAAGATTGTCTGGTAGAAAAGCAGTGAACAGCACCTACATTTTAACAACGTTGCGGAGGAGGTTTCTCTATAGCATATATCATAATAAGTCTTCAAATGCAACGCCACAGTCAGCGTCTGGTTCCTGTACATTAAATCATCAGATCGTTTTGCCTAGCTTTTACTTTGAAGAGAGATGGAAGCTTGCTTGCAAATATGTAAAGTAATAATAGGTGATAGATTGTTGAAAAAtatcttaaaacaaaatgtcatttgtcATTTTCTAGTAGGAGCAGTGTCAGAGGCTTCCTATGGCACCGCTTTAAAGATGGTTTCTAAGGTTATTTATGAATCAAGGAAGTTagggatggaaaagacctatttggTCATCTGGTCCATCATCCTGCCAATGAAGGTTTGGTTCCCTGAATTTTGTGATATTTTTCCCAGTCGAGTTTTAAGTAAATGTAGAGTCCATTCATATTAATACATATATATCTCTAATAGTTAATGTGACTCAGACAAAGCCAAGACTTTGAAGGAATCTTCCAACTTTTACAGTAACTACAAATCACACATATCAGTGTCTCTCCTGAAGGCAACGAAAAACCTTCTATGAATTTTAACGTACTGGCTCAAAGGATTGGGAACTAATTTAATAAAGGGATTATCTGAATATTAAGAAAATTGCAGCAAAAGGTGCAGTTAACCTAGTGACTTTAAAGCATCAAATAACTATTTAATAATTGCACTTGTAAATATGTTTGTACTCTGCTTGTTCCTGCTTAAAAATGCAAAAGTGCACTTGCTACCCGGGAATAACTAAATATCTTTGTCTAAAGTGGCAGCATAAATGGCCAGTCGCTTTGTGACTGTGCTTGATATTAGACATAAGGATCATTTTACTTCAATTGGGAGGCTCTCATTCAGTAGGCAAGAAACGGTTTAGGAGAAAGTAGGTTCCCGTATGAGAATTAACACCCTTCAAGTATAAGCCTGCGCCTTGATTATACTTTAGAGCTCTGCAAGACGTGAGCTTTTCCACACAAATATAATCGGTGGAACTTTTTTTCAATCAGGCCCTCAGTTCCTCTGAATCAGTTCAACTGCCTCTTTAGGCACCAGGTTATCTCCAGCCTTAATACCGAAAAGGGGGTTTGTTGTGAGTCTCTTGTGTCGCCTATAGCACATCTTAATCAGGGAAGGACAACTTTTGGTTAGAAATGGGTCTGCTTTGGAGACGTCCTGTTTTCTTGTCTTTCGCTCGTCTTTCTAATTAGGTGGAACATTTCCTTCATTGGCTTTGCCAAGGGATAATTGCTTTAATCTGTCattttttacacatttatttcagtgctttcgTTGATGAGAATATTCGGTTAAAAATTCGAAGCTTTTTTGCGGATTTTCCACATAAATCTCGTGCGTATTTTATTACCTTAGCAAAGGAACAGGACATAAAAGTATATGGAAAAATACAAATTCTGCAGCACAAACAggcaagaaaaatatatttttgaaaggaGTTTACATTACATTATACCTAATTCCAAAACCACTCAATTATTAATCTCAGTTTAATTATTGCAAAAAGTTATTGTTGGTGGTAGGGAAAAGGGATGTTTTCTATTCAGGATATTAGCTATGCATATGACACGTCTAAAAATCCTCCGTATTTTGCCTTTCCTACGAAATATCACTGGAACCTGTATCTTTCTGAGTAATGTCTAATTGCCCGTTTAATATAGCGCGGGCTTCCTATTTGACGATAATTCTGCACATACACTAGAGTAGTGGGTCTTTGTGCAGATGTGCCTTTTTAATGTGttgaaattatttccttttcaaaagTTTTGTGGTTAATCATTCTTATTTGTCCCCCTGTTCTAACGAATGCATATCAAATGGCCTCCAAATATTCCTCAATTAGATTAACCCGATCAGTGCGGAGGTGGATTGTGCTGGATCCTGGAAAGGAAAGTTGATGTGATTGTTATATCTGTCCTGCGTCTCTGATATGTATGAAGGTAAAACTCGCTTTTTCTCATTGTAATTtggcttacacacacacacacacacgcacacggaTTGTTTATTGCAAATCATATGACTTGCATACACTTTTTAGCAAAATGAGTTATCCTAGTGGAATGCTATCACTGAGCCACCCAGGTTAATTACAGCAGGGTAGTTCAGTCTCCTATGCAACTATcaggaaagtttgtttttgtttttaaactgcctTTCCGACTTTGTTTTGggagagctgccttcagagcaatTGAAGTCCAGCCTTTCCGAACTCCCTGGTTTGATTCTACCTAACTGCCTGGCAGCGGTGTGTTCTTTTACCTGGTGCGGCTGTCTACTAAAGCGCTTGAGTTAAAAGGAAAtgctaaggaggaggaggaggaagaagaaagatgAACTTCATTTCGCCTGTTGGAAGCATATTCATGAGAATGCCACCGTCTGCACCCTATGTCTGCAGAATGCTTTATTCTCTTCTCTGCGGCTACACGGACGGTTCTTCAATAGCTTGTGACCCCACACAATCCGTTTGATAACACTCAGGATGTGGAAGAATGGGAGACTTCGTCAAACAAATGGTGCCAATCCCAATGGAAACGGTGCCACCATAACCACAGCGCCTTTCCTCATCAGCTGGATTGCGGGGGCTGGGAACTCAAGGAGCAGCTTTTTAAAGCGTGTCCAGGGCTCTTCAAATTTAacagtgtctttttaaatatgtgCTAGCATGCCTCCCAAATGGGAATCAGATGAGCTACTCTAGGCAGATTCAACCCAGGGGCTAGAGAAAAGCAGAATTTCCATACATTTCTCTGCATGGGAAGGGGAAAGATTTCTGCGCGTTTCGGCGTCTGGTTTAACTGGTTTAACGTTGTTTGATGTCAAATCAAGAAGGGTGTATTTCacttttttaacatttaaaacaaaaatgtatcgCTCTGCAGATGTTTTTCATGTGCAAGCGGAGCCAAGGTAGAAGCAGCGAAAACTAAGGagccgattcagcaaagcactcgtTTCAATGGGACTCCTCGTGTGCTCAACCTTAGGCACGTGCTCAAACGCTTTGGTGGATCAGGCTCAAACGAGTACCACACTTACAACAAAAGGGTGTCGAACAATTTCCAGACAGGGTGCTTGTTTCTTCACAACGGGTTTTGAAATCATAACCTGAAAAAGCCAAAGGCGCCTCCTTAAGTCCCGGCTGTGTAGGCTCCACAAAATTGCTGGCTGTGTAAGGTCGGTACAATTTACCCTGTGATTTACAAAGCACCAGACACACTTTATCCAATTTCCCGACCTGTTCGCGAATGATAGATGTCAGTGTCTTACGCGCACGCCGTCTGTGAAGTTTCCATTGCCTTTGGGAGAGAGGAGAGGCGCTTTACGTTGTTCAGTTAGAGCGAGATTCATTGCTTAGACGTGGTTAACTTTGGTGGGATAGTCCCAAGGCAATGCCCGAGCAAGTAGAACAGTGAGTTTTGCCTTATAGGTAACATTCTAtaagaagaataaaaaataattactCTTAGAGCATAGAGAGTGGGTGGAAACACGAAACCACTGCCAACATAAGGCGCTATGCGGTGTAATGGAATGTTACGTTATCTATCTGAGGATCATTACAATGTAGTGTTACCTTTCGCGCTAATAATGTAGTACCATTAAACGAGCTTTGTTTAGTTTAAAAGAGTTAATAACAAAGGTAAGATTCAGATCCAGTCTTTAGAGGCGACTTCCTATTAATATAGTGCCTGTTCATTGAATAACCCGCTTCTCCTCCCTCAGCCCAGATGTCTGAGCAAATTAAATATGGAcagcagaaacaaaagaaacCGTAATAGAGCGGGTTAAACAGTCTAACTGAACACTGCTAGAACACTTTAACACACGTTGCAGTCCGCTACTCCTGAAGGGTAAGATGAATGGGTGTCCGGGTAAGTAAAGGTTATTTTCCACAGACACACCTTGTAAATACTCCCTTGAAATCTATTGCCCTGGTGGGAGGAACTGCGGTTAGGAATCGTCGGAAAAATCTACATCTTTCCCTCTGTCGAAGATGCTCACTCCACTGGTTACTTCAATGGGACCTGAGAAAGTCTGGTGGGTTGAAGTGAATGAGTCCACATTTCCCCGGTTTTGAGTTCTGaggaaatgaaaaggaaaccCTCACTTCATCGTCTCAGGAGCTGAGGCTGTGTATGAAAATGAGCCTTTTTGAGCCGGGACTCTATAGTGCCTCTTGGGTGCAGGTCCCGAAGATAACCTGGGGCTTTCCAAGAGCTGCTCTGGCCAAACGGAGAGTCCCCTTTGGCTCATCTTGCACCGCGCTCTCGGTGTTTGGTACAGAATTCCACGAGCTCCCCACCTCGGCCTCGTAACACTTATCCTATAATAAAGTGCTCATCCTCTGCCCCAAAGCCCATGTCATTGGCTTTGTCATTTGCCCAGAGACCGCTGTACGGGACATTTATTTTATGCAGAGAGCAACATTTATAGGCGAGAGTCTCCTCTGTTCTAGGGCAGATTTGGCCAGGGTGCTGGTGCCGCATTGCTGTGCCGTTATGGATTGTCCCCGGGAGACACTGACCTCCGCTTTACCTAAAACGCACTTTGCTGAGAGGGGGAGAACTTCACGcgatgagggggaagggagaaatgcCAACCCAGAATCAGGGGCTGAGTGGAAGCCCCTTGCAGTCTGGACAGTCTGTTGTTTATGGATAGCTTTGGCACATTAGGATCCGAGGGGGATTATTACCCTAGGGGAGGGGGCTGTTGCCAGCATTtgtgaaggattttatttaaaaaaaacccccacactaTATTTAAGACTCATCTCAGAAAAAAACAATCAGTATTTCCCCCAATCCTACAACTGCCACCCTAAGCTATTTCCACGCTAATCATTGCAAATGCCAGCAATTCTGGGGAGCCATCCTGCAGCCCCTAATCTGGAGTAGTATATAGCTTGAGCAGAGAGTGAAGGAgagtctctcccccttccccccccccccccccccccgccgaacAGTAATGTTAATTAGATTTGTTAGGCCACTAAACATTTTAGAGCCGCGGTGGATTAAAACTCTGGGGTACAAAACCCCCCAGGCCTGCTGGGACAAAGCTCCCAAATGGATTATGTTTCAGCAGTTAGGTTTAGGATGAAAACCAAGGGAGAAAGTTGCCAGTAGGTATATATTTGCTTTTAGAAGTGAGTGAATGAAAGAGAGAAGGCGCAGGACCAAAATGATTTACTTGTGtatttgtgtgtctgttttttgGTTACAGTTCTCCACCGATTTTAATTAAGCTTGTGAATAtggagggcagtgggggagggggaaaagagaccTTGCCCGTTTGACTGTTTCTTCCCCCAAGACTCAGAGGTTAAACTTATTCGCCTTGCTCCGGCAAATAGTCCTATTGGTTACATATAATGTGAGCAAGTTTTgattttatactttaaaaatatattttcttctcttcagTTACCGAAAGTATTTGACTTCAAATATGATTACGTTTAAAAACTAGACAATGCGTTCTGCATTTATTGTACGGATGCTGAGGTTGAAAAGTCTGTATATTAACAGAAAGTGCCTTCCTTGTACCTCCAATAACACCTATTTAAAACGGAAAGAATGAAAACTGTCTGTTGTCCCTGGGCGCTGTACAATTTCCGCTTCGCACTTTACTCAGCTGGGACAACGCAAACGACTTCTTACTTTCAGTCAGATGTCACTGTTCACTATTATTTGTGTGTTGTGCTAATTTCGCTCCCCAGCTGGCGTGCACTAGCTGGCTGCTGCAATGGCTGGGTGGCAGGCACTCTCAGAAACGGGAATGTTTGATCATTCAGAAAAGTCTCTTTCCATTGACATTTTATAATCCGATAATAGGAATATTTCTATTGATCTTGTGGTTGcggaaattgatttttttttgtaacacAAACTAAAACGGAGGCCAAAATAGACCTGCCAATGTTCCTTCAAACACCTGTCATTTAGGTATTGTGATACACCTTCAGAGCTGTTGCCTGCTGACTTATCATCACACTGAACTCCTTGCTTTGTTTCAAAGAACGCTTCTAGCTAAAGCATTAATTACATTTATCAGATCTGCGACTCCCCACCAATCTTACATGGATCCCCTGCAAAACTTGTCATCTCAGACTAAAAGAATGCTGGAGCCGACCAAAGGACTCATTCACTGTTGCCGTGTTATAATTTCCTTCTGAACAATCAAGCAAAAGCTCTCCGTTAATTTGCCCTGAATTCTTCCCTGCCATCCCCAGCAAAGAGTTGAGAACCGCCTCACTCCGGAGACAGGAAGGCAGAGACCTAGCTTGACCGTTACTCAAATACATTTCattgcataggtgctggaactagggggcaCTGCGGTAcactctggcttgaagtggtttccgttaTATACggaatttacagtttggttcaatggctctcagcaccccccaccaGAAAAATTGTTGCAGCGCCCCTGTTTCATTGAGgatgattttttatttaaattctccTTAAACAAATTGTGGCTCAGGATAAAAACCGTGAAGCAATTTTGACCAGTTCTTATGTATCATGATAATAGTCTACACTCTGCATTGCTCCATCTGGATATTTCTCCAGATCTATAGGGAAGGATTAGCTCCTTTTAATTTGGTTGGCCTTCATTTTCTATTTTCAACTCTCCTTCATTCAAATGGCTCAGTTTCCAAACCAGAGATAAGTCTTTTCCTCCCCTGAAAAGTAGCCTGTACATAAAATATCTGGTCTTTTCCTCCCCTGAAAAATATCAGGGATCAAGAGAAGGAGGAGGTTGTTAATCTATGACCATTTATACTTTGTTTCCAATGTTCATTTCCGCAAACCAGTAAAATATTCTCAAAATGTgctcttggtaaatccatgtggCAAAAATATACTGTTTAAAACCTCTCC
The nucleotide sequence above comes from Caretta caretta isolate rCarCar2 chromosome 6, rCarCar1.hap1, whole genome shotgun sequence. Encoded proteins:
- the NKX2-1 gene encoding homeobox protein Nkx-2.1, giving the protein MSMSPKHTTPFSVSDILSPLEESYKKVGMEGSNLGAPLAAYRQSQVSQPAMQQHPMGHNGTVTAAYHMTAAGVPQLSHTTMGGYCNGNLGNMGELPPYQETMRNSASATGWYGANPDPRFSTISRFMGPSSGMNMGGMGSLSSLGDVSKSMAPLQSTPRRKRRVLFSQAQVYELERRFKQQKYLSAPEREHLASMIHLTPTQVKIWFQNHRYKMKRQAKDKAAQQQMQQDNGSCPQQQSPRRVAVPVLVKDGKPCQAGSNTPTAALQAHQQQAAAAITVATNGNGLGQHQNHQPNSAGQSPDLGQHSASPSSLQSQVSSLSHLNSSSSDYGTAMSCSTLLYGRTW